In Hyphomicrobium denitrificans ATCC 51888, the DNA window TCGTCCGCGAGACGCTGGCTATCCTGTCGTCGGCGGATTTCGCGCCCCTGTTCGGCCCCAACAGCATGGCCGAGGTTCCGATCGCGGCCGTCATTCCGCGCCCTAGCGGCTCGGGACCGGCGCTGGACCTCTCGGGCCAGATCGACAGGCTGGCCGTGACCGACGATGAGGTCTTGATCGTCGACTACAAAACCAACCGGCCGCCACCCTCGGAAGTCCGATTTGTCGCGCCCGCCTATCTCTACCAGCTAGCGGCCTACAGGCTGGCGCTAGGGGAGATTTATCCGGGCCGCCGCGTCAAGGCGGCGCTACTCTGGACGGATGGGCCGCGCCTCATGGAAGTTCCCGCCGATGTGCTCGACGGTTACCAATCACGGCTTTGGGACCTCGATGTCCAGAGTCTTGACGCTTCCTGACGAAATACCTACCTCTGGGATCAGTTTTAAGGGTACGCGCGAGCGCTACTAAGCGGGTCCGGCTTCCCCCAACCCCCGGCCCGAAATGGAGAATAAACAATGGCTAACGCAGTAACAGACGCAAGCTTCGACGACGAAGTCTTAAAGTCCAACGAGCCGGTGCTCGTTGACTTCCACGCCACGTGGTGTGGACCCTGCAAGGCCATGGCTCCAGCACTGGATCAGGTTGCCAAGGAGATGACCGGCAAGATCAAGGTCGTCAAAGTCGACGTCGACGAGAATCCGCGCGTGACCGGCACCTATGGCATTCGCGCCATGCCGACGCTGCTGATCTTCAAGGCCGGCAAGGTCGCCGCGCAGCACACCGGCGCGATCGTCCAGAAGAAGAAGCTCGA includes these proteins:
- the trxA gene encoding thioredoxin yields the protein MANAVTDASFDDEVLKSNEPVLVDFHATWCGPCKAMAPALDQVAKEMTGKIKVVKVDVDENPRVTGTYGIRAMPTLLIFKAGKVAAQHTGAIVQKKKLEDWINSSVAASV